The following nucleotide sequence is from Dyella sp. BiH032.
TGCCGCCCCAGGCACCGCGGCAGCCGGTGGCGCATCCACGGCGGCGACAGCCGCCAAGCAAGACGGCATCGCCAAGAGCACGGATTTCCTGGCCGACTTGGCTTCTCAGGCTGGCGAGAAGATCCGCGGTTCATTGGGTGACATGCTGTTCGACACCTTGGACGGTAATTTCAAGAAGGTCGGCAAGAGCTTCCGCGACATGCTGCGGCAGATGCTGGCCGACGCCGCGGCATCCCAGATCTCCAAACTGGCCGGAGCCGCGCTGAGCTGGATCGGAAGCGCCATCGGCGGCATGTTCGGCGGTGGTTCGGCCATGCCCCAGTACAGCACGCTGTCCGGAGGCAGCACGGGTGGTTATGCCGCATCGATCTTCAGCGACTTCCCCATGGCCGCCAAAGGCATGGCCCTCCAAAGCGGCACGCAACTGCGCGCCTTCGCCCGCGGCGGCATCGTCAACAGTCCCACGCTCTTCCCTATGGCCACCGGCACCGGCCTGATGGGCGAAGCGGGTCCCGAGGCCATCATGCCGCTCGCCCGCGGACCGGACGGACGCCTCGGCGTGCGCAGCAGCCGTGGTGACAGCAGCGGCGGCGTCAACAACCAGATCAGCATCACCGTCAACGTCGGCAGCAACGGCAACGCGCAGAGCGACACGCAGGCGCAGAGCGACGACGCCGGCCGCCAGCTCGCGGCGATGGTGGAGGGCAAGGTCAAAGAAGTCATGGCGCGCGAGCAGCGCCAGGGCGGCATTTTGTGGAGGATGCAGCATGCCTGAAGTCTTCGGGTGGATTCCCCAGGTGGAGCCGCAAGGCCAGACCACCTTCCGCGTGCGCAGCGCGCAGTTCGGCGACGGCTATACCCAGACCGTCACCGACGGCATCAACAACCGCGTCGATAGCTGGCCGTTGTCGTTCGACGGCGACGGCAGCTATGTGTCGCCGATCAAGGACTTCCTCGATCGGCATGCCGGCGCCGCGTCGTTCCAGTGGACGCCGCCGCTGGGTGCACCCGCACTGTTCCGCTGCGCCGGCTACACGCTGGTGCCGCGGGCGGCGGGCTACTACACGCTGTCGGCCACGTTCCAGCAGGTGTTCGCGCCATGACGATCTACGCCGACATCCAGAAGCTGGAGCCGGGCGCGGAGATCGAGCTGTTCGAACTGGACGCGCGCTCGATCACCGGCGGCGGCGCGGGCGACGTGCTGCGCTTCCACGGCTATACGCAGGTCGGTTCGATCTGGTGGCAAGGGTTGGAGTACTCGCCCTGGCCGATCCAGGCGGAGGGCTTCGAACTCAATCCCGACAAGCCGCCCATGCCCATGCTGAGCGTGGGCAACGTGGACGGCCGTATCACCGCGCTGTGCCTGGCCTTCCAGGACCTGGTCGGCGCGCTGCTGGTGCGCCACCGCACCTTCGGCCGCTACCTAGACGCGAACAACTTCGCCGACGGCAATCCCACTGCCGATCCGACGCAGGAATTTCCGCCGGACAAATGGTTCCTGGAACGCAAGGCCACGGAGACCAACCAGGTGGTGCAGTTCGAGCTGGCCAGCGCGCTGGACTTCGGCCAGCAGCAGCTGCCGGGCCGCACCATCATCGCCAACAGTTGCACATGGTTGCAGCGCGGCGGCTATCGCGGCCCATACTGCGGCTACAGCGGCGGGCCGGTGGCGAAGGCCGACGACTCGCCCACCAGCGATCCGGCACTGGACGTGTGCGGCGGGCGGTTGTCTTCCTGCAAGCTACGCTTCGGCGAGCACAACCCGTTGCCCTATGGCAGCTATCCCGCCGCGGGGTTGCTGCGCACATGAACCCGGCCACGCTCGACGCCTTCCGCGCCCACGCGGTGGCCGACTATCCGCGCGAAGCCTGCGGGCTGGTGGTGGTGGCCAAGGGCCGCGAGCGCTACCGGCCATGCCGCAATCTCGCCACTACGCCCAGCGAGCA
It contains:
- a CDS encoding phage tail protein; the encoded protein is MPEVFGWIPQVEPQGQTTFRVRSAQFGDGYTQTVTDGINNRVDSWPLSFDGDGSYVSPIKDFLDRHAGAASFQWTPPLGAPALFRCAGYTLVPRAAGYYTLSATFQQVFAP
- a CDS encoding phage minor tail protein L gives rise to the protein MTIYADIQKLEPGAEIELFELDARSITGGGAGDVLRFHGYTQVGSIWWQGLEYSPWPIQAEGFELNPDKPPMPMLSVGNVDGRITALCLAFQDLVGALLVRHRTFGRYLDANNFADGNPTADPTQEFPPDKWFLERKATETNQVVQFELASALDFGQQQLPGRTIIANSCTWLQRGGYRGPYCGYSGGPVAKADDSPTSDPALDVCGGRLSSCKLRFGEHNPLPYGSYPAAGLLRT